The following coding sequences lie in one Mucilaginibacter sp. KACC 22773 genomic window:
- a CDS encoding RNA polymerase sigma factor, whose product MPLKRLLIDQELIALLKNDDREAFAEIYKRYWTVMYMHALKMLRDEDDARDIIQETFTSLWLKRECISSDANLAGYLFISTKNKVLDLVARKRVRLDYLDSLAAFAEANSNQTMERIEEKEIMEALEKEIAQLPLKMKQIFEMRVHQHLTYKEIADELDISDKTVKKQISNAIRIIRPKLNHLSAIVLILSGL is encoded by the coding sequence ATGCCCCTAAAACGGTTGCTTATTGACCAGGAGTTGATAGCGTTGTTAAAAAACGACGACAGGGAGGCCTTTGCCGAAATTTATAAACGGTACTGGACGGTAATGTATATGCATGCGCTGAAAATGCTTCGCGACGAAGATGACGCCAGGGATATTATACAGGAAACTTTCACTTCGTTATGGCTGAAAAGGGAATGCATAAGCTCAGACGCTAATTTAGCCGGTTATCTTTTTATATCGACAAAAAATAAGGTGCTTGACCTGGTAGCGCGCAAGCGGGTACGGCTGGATTACCTGGATTCGTTAGCCGCCTTTGCCGAAGCCAATAGTAACCAGACGATGGAGCGGATAGAGGAAAAAGAAATAATGGAAGCGCTGGAAAAAGAAATTGCACAGCTTCCCCTTAAAATGAAGCAAATATTTGAAATGCGGGTACATCAGCACCTTACTTACAAAGAAATTGCCGACGAGCTCGATATATCCGACAAAACCGTTAAAAAACAAATCAGCAACGCTATCAGGATAATAAGGCCTAAGCTTAACCATCTTTCGGCAATCGTTTTAATATTGTCCGGACTATAA
- a CDS encoding helix-turn-helix domain-containing protein, translated as MEIAEVFIACKKEAHYSRELILPQPALVHIVSGEMKIVTAERSHQFFAGDTVLLPRNQLGRMSKLPLEGQPCIAISVLFRRERLQHYYTANELHLKVRHSYGLKKFGEHPLLKSLFNSLQPYFGLAEALPADIAAFKVEEAIRVLRAIDCEADELLGYFEEPGKLDLVEFMEQNYKFNLPLEKFGYLTGRSLTTFKKDFKKTFNITPGKWLTQKRLELAHYQIFEQKKKPSEVYLDIGFEDLSHFSFAFKKHFGYNPTGLPSL; from the coding sequence ATGGAAATAGCCGAAGTATTTATCGCCTGCAAGAAAGAGGCGCATTACAGCCGCGAGCTTATCTTGCCACAACCGGCGCTGGTGCACATAGTTTCCGGCGAAATGAAAATTGTAACCGCAGAACGCAGCCACCAATTTTTTGCGGGCGATACGGTTTTATTGCCCCGAAACCAATTAGGCAGAATGAGCAAGCTTCCTTTAGAGGGTCAGCCTTGCATCGCCATATCGGTATTATTCCGCAGGGAAAGGCTTCAACATTATTATACCGCCAACGAGCTTCACTTAAAGGTACGGCATAGTTACGGGCTTAAAAAATTCGGAGAACACCCCTTATTAAAAAGCCTGTTTAATTCACTCCAACCCTATTTTGGATTGGCAGAGGCTTTACCGGCAGATATAGCTGCTTTTAAGGTTGAGGAAGCAATCCGGGTGCTTCGTGCAATTGATTGCGAGGCAGATGAACTGCTCGGATACTTTGAAGAACCGGGCAAATTGGACCTGGTGGAATTTATGGAGCAAAACTATAAGTTTAACCTACCGCTGGAGAAATTCGGCTACCTGACCGGCAGGAGCCTGACAACCTTTAAAAAGGATTTTAAAAAAACATTTAATATTACGCCCGGAAAGTGGTTAACCCAAAAGCGACTGGAACTGGCCCATTATCAAATATTTGAGCAAAAAAAAAAGCCGTCTGAAGTTTACCTCGACATCGGTTTTGAAGACCTTTCCCACTTCTCGTTTGCCTTTAAAAAGCATTTTGGCTACAATCCTACCGGTTTACCGTCCTTGTAA
- a CDS encoding SDR family oxidoreductase: MNTNSNKENLVLVTGGSGFIAVHCILQLLNAGYRVRATLRSPDREQAVKDMLREGGMEGSDRVTFIEADLSSDTRWNDAVSDCTYVLHVASPTPKVNYKHEDEMIIPAREGVLQVLRASRDAGVKRVVLTSAIGAVVYGHPNQTTPFDEHTWTNTANAPAYQKSKTLAERAAWEFIRKEGNGLELAAINPVTVMGPVLGPDYSHSIHLIKNLLTGKMPGCPKINSGFVDVRDVADLHLRAMESPAANGERFIATAGESIWLVAVAKILKENLGAAADKVKAKELPNTLLRIAALKDPMVKSMIPLLGKVMNVTSAKAIRLLGWSPKSAEEAILATAESLIRLHLLDQ, encoded by the coding sequence ATGAACACAAATTCAAATAAAGAAAATTTAGTACTGGTTACCGGCGGCTCGGGATTTATCGCGGTGCACTGCATCCTTCAACTGTTAAACGCGGGCTACCGTGTAAGAGCAACATTACGTTCCCCGGACCGTGAGCAAGCAGTGAAAGACATGCTGCGCGAAGGCGGCATGGAAGGGAGCGACCGTGTAACCTTTATTGAAGCTGACCTCTCTTCCGATACCCGTTGGAACGACGCGGTGAGTGACTGCACATATGTGCTGCATGTGGCTTCGCCGACACCAAAAGTTAATTACAAACATGAGGATGAAATGATCATTCCGGCACGGGAAGGGGTGCTACAAGTATTGCGCGCATCAAGGGATGCCGGTGTTAAACGTGTTGTGCTAACTTCTGCCATAGGTGCCGTTGTTTATGGCCACCCTAACCAAACGACGCCCTTTGATGAGCATACCTGGACAAATACGGCAAATGCGCCGGCTTACCAAAAATCAAAAACTTTAGCGGAAAGAGCGGCCTGGGAATTCATCAGAAAAGAAGGCAATGGGCTGGAACTCGCAGCCATTAATCCTGTAACGGTTATGGGGCCGGTATTAGGGCCGGATTATTCGCATTCCATTCACCTGATCAAAAATCTCCTGACCGGAAAGATGCCGGGCTGTCCGAAGATCAACTCCGGTTTTGTAGATGTGCGTGATGTAGCCGACCTGCACCTGCGTGCTATGGAGAGCCCGGCTGCAAACGGAGAGCGTTTTATTGCCACTGCCGGCGAAAGCATTTGGTTGGTAGCTGTGGCAAAAATACTCAAAGAAAACCTTGGAGCTGCTGCCGATAAGGTAAAAGCAAAAGAATTGCCCAATACCTTGCTGCGTATTGCCGCCCTGAAAGACCCGATGGTTAAATCAATGATCCCCCTGTTGGGCAAAGTGATGAACGTTACAAGCGCTAAGGCCATTCGCCTGCTCGGATGGTCGCCGAAATCAGCCGAAGAAGCGATACTGGCTACGGCAGAAAGCCTGATCCGTTTGCATTTGCTTGATCAATAA
- a CDS encoding FecR family protein, which translates to MTREQAQELLNKYQLGNCTPEEQQMLDNWYLHEADKQPVAEGPADPLMEEELMWNRIVDEIPETAKIRYFKKWYSIASAAAILVFVSFGAYLFIKKRQAPAQLVHQSNPKNDILPGGNKAILTLANGKQITLTGARNGTLAVQGAVVINKTADGRIVYDSSEKSRSDEAELNTYNTMTTPRGGQYWVVLPDGSRVLLNAASSLTYPTTFSGTERKVELTGEAYFEVAHNAAKPFRVYSKSQIVEVLGTHFNINTYDDEPAIKTTLLEGKVKVTSTAKNQTRILQPGQQAFLNALAFNVSDVDVDEATAWKNGLFVFESNDIQQIMRMVSRWYDVDVAYTGNLPSDKFSGSVSRFSNVSEVLNTLQLTRKVHFKVSGKKISVSE; encoded by the coding sequence ATGACCAGGGAACAAGCACAGGAATTATTAAATAAGTATCAACTCGGCAACTGCACGCCCGAAGAACAGCAAATGCTGGATAACTGGTATTTGCACGAAGCCGATAAGCAACCTGTAGCCGAAGGGCCGGCCGATCCTTTAATGGAAGAGGAGTTGATGTGGAACAGGATTGTTGATGAAATTCCCGAAACTGCCAAAATCCGTTACTTTAAAAAATGGTACTCTATTGCTTCGGCTGCTGCCATCCTTGTTTTTGTTTCATTTGGCGCCTATCTGTTTATTAAAAAACGGCAGGCACCTGCGCAGCTTGTCCATCAGTCTAACCCTAAAAATGACATTTTGCCAGGCGGCAATAAAGCCATACTTACCCTGGCAAATGGCAAACAGATTACTTTAACCGGCGCCCGTAACGGCACCCTTGCTGTACAGGGCGCGGTAGTAATTAATAAAACTGCCGATGGAAGAATAGTTTACGATTCATCTGAAAAATCGAGATCTGATGAGGCGGAATTAAATACCTACAACACCATGACTACGCCCCGCGGCGGCCAATATTGGGTTGTTTTGCCCGATGGCAGCCGGGTGTTGTTAAATGCGGCTTCTTCGTTAACCTATCCAACTACATTTAGCGGCACCGAGCGTAAAGTTGAGCTTACCGGAGAGGCCTATTTTGAAGTGGCGCATAACGCTGCCAAACCGTTCAGGGTTTACAGTAAATCGCAAATAGTAGAGGTGCTGGGCACACATTTTAACATTAATACCTACGATGATGAGCCGGCCATTAAAACCACGCTGCTTGAAGGTAAGGTAAAAGTAACATCAACCGCTAAAAATCAAACCCGGATATTACAGCCAGGGCAGCAGGCTTTTTTAAATGCGCTTGCATTTAATGTAAGTGATGTTGATGTAGATGAGGCCACTGCCTGGAAAAATGGATTGTTTGTTTTTGAAAGTAATGATATACAGCAAATTATGCGGATGGTATCCCGGTGGTACGACGTAGATGTGGCATACACCGGCAACCTGCCCTCCGACAAGTTCAGCGGTTCTGTATCCAGGTTCAGCAATGTTTCTGAAGTGTTGAATACGTTGCAGCTTACCCGGAAAGTGCATTTTAAAGTATCGGGTAAAAAAATATCCGTATCGGAATAA
- a CDS encoding TonB-dependent receptor has translation MKISTFNIGMPKLCIPQKLLLVVKITVLLFFVAIMHVSASSYAQNINLSATNAPLKKLFKEIRKQSGYNFIYTEGMMKDTRPVNIHVSNASIDVILDKVFHDQPLSYTISNNTIVIKEKDNQQTSNAIITITGTVKDEKGEPLPGVTVAVEGIANATSTDYNGKYTIKANAGQTLVFSFIGYKTVKRLVNNESLINVSLEPASRDLTEVVVVGYGTQKRSDITGAVASVPKSRLSELPVTNVLQALEGAVAGVTITNTSSVPGAVPGSIVRGQNSINAGTGPYVVVDGIPLSKTGGSLNDINPNDIASMEILKDASAVAIYGTNGSNGVILITTKRGNSGKPVIRYSGYAGIENLAHILEPRDPASYIQKYADYLSQTGQTQTSPVPNSSELPNYQAGKTIDWVKETTQQGVMQDHNLSVSGGSPDVKYFISGDYMKQKGVVKGYQYNRVSIRSNLDVNVTNFLTVGMSSFFSNNNYDGGRANLLFATAMSPYGNLYNADGTYTIYPMSPELLYTNPLLGLTTDQVNRSVNLNGNGYAEIKFGGVLKGLKYRVNAGYTYLPTRVDSYSGRLANTPLGSASAASSETTAYTIENLLYYNRDIGKHHFDFTGLYSAQRRRYFTSTAAATGFVNDELSFNNIGAGATQTSSSYSDRYALNSQMGRVNYSYNSRYLFTVTARRDGSSVFGANTTKYGVFPSAALGWNISQENFLKDSKIVNSLKLRGSYGKTGNEAISVYQTITTDGTVRSPFNGVSTIGVQASNLGNANLLWETTVGTNIGADFSLFNSRINGSVDAYKTRTSGLLLKRSLPAITGYSSVWDNIGKVANKGIEVTLNTKNIDGRDFRWESNIVYAINRNKIVSLYGDGKDDIGNRWFIGKPISVIYDYKMTGVWQTGEDASKQDPGAKPGDLKFADTNGDGKITADDRVIQGQTTPKWTGGITNTFHYKQFNLSIFIQTAQGMLKNNADLNYADESGRRNTPAAIEYWTPSNGNNSFQSLSYTNTRGYGYPRDASYTRIKDVTFSYVVPQVLLDKAHINGLTFYVSGRNLHTFTRWIGWDPENNYSTRGSGDWTNNYPTTRTFVFGANISLK, from the coding sequence ATGAAAATATCTACTTTTAACATAGGTATGCCCAAACTATGCATACCTCAAAAGTTATTATTAGTTGTGAAAATAACTGTACTCCTTTTTTTTGTCGCTATTATGCATGTCAGCGCTTCATCTTATGCGCAAAACATTAATCTTTCAGCAACAAACGCACCGTTAAAAAAACTCTTTAAAGAGATCAGGAAGCAAAGCGGCTACAACTTTATTTATACCGAAGGTATGATGAAGGATACCAGGCCGGTTAACATTCATGTTAGTAATGCTTCTATCGATGTTATACTCGATAAGGTATTTCATGATCAGCCGCTTTCCTATACCATCAGCAACAACACCATTGTAATTAAGGAAAAGGACAACCAGCAAACAAGTAATGCTATAATAACCATTACCGGTACCGTTAAGGACGAAAAAGGCGAACCTTTGCCAGGTGTTACCGTAGCTGTTGAGGGTATAGCCAACGCCACATCAACCGATTATAATGGTAAGTATACCATTAAGGCTAATGCAGGGCAAACTTTGGTGTTTTCATTTATTGGTTATAAAACTGTAAAAAGGCTTGTCAATAACGAATCCCTGATAAATGTCTCTTTAGAGCCGGCTTCAAGGGATTTAACCGAGGTGGTTGTGGTTGGCTACGGTACCCAAAAACGGTCGGATATTACAGGTGCTGTTGCATCAGTACCCAAGTCCCGTTTATCGGAGTTGCCGGTTACCAACGTACTGCAAGCTTTAGAAGGTGCTGTGGCAGGGGTTACCATAACCAATACATCATCTGTACCAGGGGCAGTGCCGGGGTCAATAGTGAGGGGGCAAAACTCCATTAACGCAGGTACAGGCCCGTATGTGGTGGTAGATGGTATTCCACTGAGTAAAACCGGCGGTTCGCTTAACGATATCAACCCTAATGATATCGCTTCTATGGAAATATTAAAGGATGCATCGGCAGTGGCCATTTACGGAACCAATGGCTCCAACGGGGTTATCCTGATCACCACCAAACGAGGGAACAGCGGCAAACCCGTTATCCGTTATAGCGGTTATGCTGGTATAGAAAATCTTGCGCATATCCTGGAGCCGCGCGACCCGGCATCCTATATTCAAAAGTATGCCGATTACCTTTCGCAAACGGGCCAAACGCAAACCAGCCCGGTGCCCAATAGCTCCGAGCTGCCTAATTACCAGGCAGGTAAAACCATTGATTGGGTTAAAGAAACTACCCAGCAAGGGGTAATGCAAGATCATAACCTCAGCGTTTCTGGCGGTAGCCCCGATGTTAAATATTTTATATCGGGCGATTACATGAAGCAAAAAGGCGTGGTAAAAGGTTACCAGTATAACCGGGTAAGCATCCGCTCAAACCTCGATGTTAACGTTACCAATTTTTTAACTGTTGGTATGTCATCCTTTTTTTCCAACAATAATTACGATGGCGGCAGGGCCAACCTGTTATTCGCTACAGCCATGAGCCCCTATGGTAATTTATATAATGCCGATGGTACTTATACCATTTACCCTATGTCGCCTGAATTGTTGTATACCAATCCCTTATTGGGTTTAACTACCGACCAGGTAAACCGCAGCGTAAATTTAAATGGCAACGGCTATGCCGAGATTAAATTTGGCGGCGTACTTAAAGGGTTGAAATACCGGGTAAATGCCGGTTACACCTATTTGCCAACCCGTGTTGATAGCTACAGCGGCCGTTTGGCAAATACACCTTTAGGGTCGGCCAGTGCGGCAAGCTCCGAAACAACAGCCTATACTATTGAAAACCTGTTATACTATAACAGGGACATTGGCAAGCACCACTTTGATTTTACGGGTTTATATAGCGCGCAGCGCCGCAGGTATTTTACTTCGACAGCAGCTGCTACTGGTTTCGTAAACGATGAACTTTCATTTAACAATATTGGTGCAGGTGCAACGCAAACCTCGTCGTCATATTCAGACAGGTATGCGCTTAACTCGCAGATGGGGCGTGTCAATTACTCCTATAACAGCCGTTACCTGTTCACTGTTACCGCCCGCCGCGATGGATCGTCGGTTTTTGGCGCTAATACTACCAAGTATGGTGTGTTTCCATCGGCAGCGCTTGGATGGAACATTAGTCAAGAAAACTTTTTGAAGGATTCAAAAATAGTTAACAGTTTAAAATTGAGAGGCTCATACGGAAAAACCGGAAACGAGGCAATAAGTGTTTATCAAACCATTACAACAGATGGTACTGTTCGTTCGCCGTTTAATGGGGTAAGCACTATTGGGGTACAGGCCAGTAACCTGGGTAATGCCAACCTGCTTTGGGAAACCACGGTGGGAACCAATATCGGGGCCGATTTCTCCTTATTTAACAGCCGTATTAACGGATCGGTTGATGCTTACAAAACGCGCACATCTGGTTTGTTGTTAAAGCGGAGCCTTCCGGCTATTACCGGTTATTCGTCAGTATGGGATAATATTGGCAAAGTGGCCAACAAGGGTATCGAGGTTACGTTGAACACAAAGAACATTGATGGCAGGGATTTCCGTTGGGAATCAAACATTGTATATGCCATAAATCGGAATAAAATTGTGAGCCTTTATGGCGATGGGAAAGATGACATAGGCAACAGGTGGTTTATAGGTAAGCCTATCAGCGTAATATATGATTACAAAATGACAGGCGTTTGGCAAACAGGCGAGGATGCCTCCAAACAAGATCCGGGTGCAAAACCAGGCGACCTGAAATTTGCCGATACCAATGGCGATGGCAAAATTACTGCCGATGACAGGGTTATCCAGGGGCAAACTACGCCAAAATGGACCGGTGGTATTACCAATACTTTTCACTATAAGCAGTTTAACCTGAGCATATTTATACAAACAGCACAAGGTATGCTTAAAAACAATGCCGATTTAAACTATGCTGATGAATCGGGCAGGAGGAATACGCCGGCGGCCATAGAATACTGGACACCATCAAATGGCAACAATTCGTTCCAGTCTTTATCTTATACCAATACCCGGGGATACGGCTATCCGCGCGATGCCAGCTACACCCGCATTAAAGATGTAACATTTAGTTACGTTGTGCCGCAGGTACTGTTAGATAAAGCGCACATCAACGGCTTAACGTTTTATGTAAGCGGCCGAAACCTGCACACTTTTACCAGGTGGATAGGCTGGGATCCTGAAAATAATTATTCGACCAGGGGATCCGGCGATTGGACAAACAATTATCCAACTACCCGCACATTTGTTTTTGGTGCCAACATTTCATTAAAATAA
- a CDS encoding RagB/SusD family nutrient uptake outer membrane protein, producing MKKYSIIVASVSVLIIAFASCKKSYLAEKPYSSYTPLTLNDSLGFEAAAVGLYNYESTILTYSSAQGWPSVWQVGTDVANATANQQGIEVPYYNYAQLTPTDGAASYIWGKYYALINNANIIIKAVEDPSNTKLTAKGKNMIDAEAKFFRAYAYNSLATLFGKVPLVTAPLAAPKTDFVRAPLDQVNNLIISDLTFASTNLSDLNAGTSKLNVQGKPVDRANKYMAMQLLAEAYLRMGKNDLAEQQAQAVISSGKFSLISSRYGVRASGAGDYYSDMFVYGNQRRSQGNSEAIWVIEQENPNSVVGGNTDNAQQRRVWGAAYYNISGMVICDSLGGRSIARLRLSNWVLYGLYPTGDLRNSQYSIRRRYYINNPAAANYGQQVPFTGPDTLYKICPSITKWGAFDPNDTFGYAMIKDFMMMRLGETYLLLAEAQVKQSKTAEAANTINVLRTRAQAPQVTASQMTLDFVLDERARELIGEENRRMTLMRTGTLVDRATRLNSNDVQHPTTGLAAKNLLLPIPLSEIQLNKDAVLEQNPGY from the coding sequence ATGAAAAAGTATTCAATTATAGTGGCTTCTGTATCAGTGCTTATTATCGCATTTGCATCCTGTAAAAAGTCATACCTGGCCGAAAAGCCTTACTCCTCATACACCCCGCTAACGCTTAACGATTCATTGGGCTTTGAAGCCGCCGCCGTGGGCCTTTATAACTACGAAAGTACTATTTTAACCTATTCAAGCGCCCAGGGCTGGCCAAGCGTTTGGCAGGTGGGTACCGATGTGGCCAATGCTACTGCAAACCAGCAAGGTATTGAAGTGCCGTATTATAATTATGCACAGCTTACACCAACAGATGGGGCAGCTTCATATATCTGGGGTAAATATTACGCGTTAATTAACAACGCCAACATTATTATCAAGGCCGTTGAAGATCCGTCGAACACCAAACTTACCGCCAAAGGCAAAAACATGATAGATGCCGAAGCCAAGTTTTTTAGGGCATATGCCTATAATAGCCTGGCTACATTATTTGGCAAAGTGCCATTGGTAACGGCTCCGCTTGCTGCGCCAAAAACAGATTTTGTACGTGCCCCGCTTGATCAGGTCAACAATCTTATAATAAGCGATCTAACGTTTGCAAGTACAAACCTGTCTGATTTAAATGCTGGTACCTCAAAACTAAACGTGCAAGGCAAGCCTGTAGATAGGGCTAATAAATACATGGCCATGCAGCTATTGGCCGAAGCCTACCTGCGCATGGGTAAAAACGACCTGGCCGAGCAACAGGCGCAGGCAGTTATCAGCAGCGGTAAATTTAGCCTGATAAGCAGCCGTTACGGTGTAAGGGCAAGCGGCGCCGGCGATTATTACTCAGATATGTTTGTGTATGGTAACCAGCGGCGCAGCCAGGGCAACTCTGAAGCTATATGGGTTATTGAGCAGGAAAATCCAAATTCGGTAGTCGGTGGTAATACAGATAATGCCCAGCAACGCCGTGTGTGGGGAGCTGCTTATTACAATATCAGCGGCATGGTAATTTGCGATTCGCTTGGCGGCCGTAGTATTGCAAGGTTAAGGTTGAGTAATTGGGTGTTGTACGGTTTATATCCAACAGGCGATCTACGGAACTCGCAATACAGTATCAGGAGGCGTTATTATATCAATAACCCGGCTGCAGCCAACTATGGCCAGCAGGTGCCTTTTACAGGGCCGGATACCTTGTATAAAATATGCCCAAGCATAACCAAATGGGGCGCGTTTGACCCTAACGATACCTTTGGCTATGCCATGATTAAAGATTTTATGATGATGCGGCTGGGCGAAACTTACCTGTTGCTTGCTGAAGCACAGGTGAAGCAAAGCAAAACAGCCGAGGCGGCAAACACCATTAACGTTTTGCGCACAAGAGCGCAGGCACCGCAGGTCACCGCCAGCCAGATGACGCTGGATTTTGTACTTGATGAACGTGCCCGCGAATTGATTGGAGAGGAAAACCGCAGGATGACGCTGATGCGTACCGGAACCCTGGTTGACCGTGCAACACGCCTCAATTCAAATGACGTTCAGCACCCCACAACCGGCCTGGCAGCCAAAAATTTGCTGCTCCCTATCCCTTTATCAGAAATTCAACTGAATAAGGATGCAGTTTTAGAACAAAATCCGGGTTATTAA
- a CDS encoding BNR repeat-containing protein, with protein sequence MLFNYFKQSLFIVLLIGSFLHSGAQTYPVKVSTISPGWANNSVNTVIFRKNSLVTFKGEQYAAYYDQQQVLTLAKRKSGSNKWQVAATAYKGDAADAHKTISIMVDGAGYLHVAWGLHNEPLNYAVGIAPGSLVLSAKKSMTGIAENRVSYPEFYKLPKGDLLFLYRNGASGNGNLVINRYLATTQKWVNVQSNLIDGEGKRNAYWQMAIDKKGFIHLSWVWRESPDVASNHDMCYALSKDGGINWERSTGQRYNLPITAATAEHACEIPQKSELINQTSMVIDDDGSPFIASYWREEGQTVPQYHIIYKNNGRWANSNLNFRKTPFSLSGMGTKSIPISRPQVIAWKQGKNMAAALIFRDIERGNKISVALTGNLAANKWAVSDLSAFTVGAWEPTYDTELWKDKKILNLFIQKVVQVDGEGQANIAAQPVQVLEWKPANN encoded by the coding sequence ATGCTTTTTAACTACTTCAAACAATCCCTGTTTATAGTTTTACTGATCGGTAGCTTTCTGCATTCAGGTGCGCAAACTTACCCGGTAAAAGTTAGTACCATCAGCCCCGGGTGGGCTAATAACTCGGTGAATACAGTTATTTTTCGCAAAAACTCGCTGGTTACTTTTAAAGGCGAGCAATATGCCGCCTATTATGATCAGCAGCAGGTATTAACCCTGGCCAAAAGAAAAAGCGGGTCAAATAAATGGCAGGTTGCTGCCACAGCCTACAAAGGCGATGCTGCCGATGCCCATAAAACCATCAGCATTATGGTTGACGGGGCAGGATACCTGCATGTGGCCTGGGGCTTGCATAATGAGCCATTAAACTATGCTGTGGGCATTGCGCCCGGCAGCCTTGTTTTATCGGCAAAAAAATCAATGACCGGCATTGCTGAAAACCGTGTAAGCTACCCTGAATTTTATAAGCTGCCCAAAGGCGATTTGTTATTTCTTTACAGGAATGGAGCGTCTGGCAATGGCAACCTGGTTATTAACCGGTACCTGGCAACAACCCAAAAATGGGTAAATGTGCAAAGTAACCTTATTGACGGCGAAGGTAAACGAAATGCTTATTGGCAAATGGCCATTGATAAAAAAGGATTTATACACCTGTCGTGGGTGTGGCGCGAAAGTCCTGATGTGGCCAGTAACCATGATATGTGTTATGCGCTGTCAAAAGATGGCGGTATAAACTGGGAACGCTCAACCGGGCAAAGGTATAATTTGCCAATTACCGCCGCTACTGCCGAACACGCCTGCGAAATTCCACAGAAAAGCGAGCTTATTAACCAAACATCTATGGTTATTGACGACGATGGCAGCCCATTTATAGCCAGCTACTGGCGCGAGGAAGGGCAAACGGTTCCGCAATATCATATTATCTATAAAAATAATGGCCGGTGGGCCAACAGTAACCTCAATTTTCGCAAAACGCCTTTTAGTTTAAGCGGAATGGGCACAAAGAGTATCCCCATATCACGCCCGCAGGTTATTGCCTGGAAACAGGGTAAAAATATGGCCGCGGCCTTAATATTCAGAGATATAGAACGGGGAAATAAAATTTCTGTCGCGCTTACCGGTAACCTTGCCGCAAATAAGTGGGCGGTTAGCGATTTATCGGCTTTTACCGTTGGCGCCTGGGAACCAACTTATGATACCGAACTATGGAAAGACAAGAAAATACTTAACCTATTTATACAAAAGGTAGTACAGGTGGACGGCGAAGGGCAGGCCAATATTGCCGCCCAGCCGGTACAGGTGCTGGAATGGAAACCGGCTAATAATTAG